Below is a genomic region from Ruania alba.
CTTTTCCGACGCCGCCGGCTACTGGGCATGCAGCGCGGAGTTCAGCTGGATCCCCGCGCCGCTGCGTTCGATGGCCTCGACCACACCGGTGGTGGAGTTCCGCCGGAACAGCAGGTTCGGCGTGCCGGAGAGGTCGCGAGCGCTGACTACCTGACCCTCGCCAAGGGTGATCTTCGTGCCCGCGGTCACGTACAGGCCGGCTTCCACCACGCAGTCGTCGCCGAGGGAGATGCCGATCCCGGCGTTCGCGCCGAGCAGGCAGCGGGCACCGATGGAGATCTTGTGGCTACCGCCCCCGGAGAGGGTGCCCATGATGGAGGCACCGCCGCCGATGTCGGACCCATCCGCGACCACCACACCTTGGGAGATCCGGCCCTCCACCATGGAGGCACCGAGGGTGCCGGCGTTGAAGTTCACGAACCCCTCGTGCATCACCGTGGTGCCCTCGGCGAGGTGAGCACCCAGGCGCACCCGGTCGGCATCGGCGACGCGCACCCCGGAGGGGACGACGTAGTCGGTCATCCGGGGGAACTTGTCCACCCCGTAGACGGTCACGGTGGCGCCCTTGTGCGCGGCCCGGAGCGAGAGCCGCGTCTTCTCGAAGTTGGCGACGGCGCACGGGCCGGCCGAGGTCCACACCACGTTCGGCAGCACGGCGAACAGGCCGTCCAGGTTGATGCTGTTCGGCTGCACGAGCCGGTGGGAGAGCAGGTGCAGCCGCAGGTAGGCGTCCGCGGTGTCGGTGGGGGCGGCGTCCAGGTCGATGGTGCGGTGCTCGACCACCTGGCGGGTCTTGCGCGCCGTATCGGTCACGGCCAGGGACGCGAGATCGGCGGGCACGCCGTACGGTCCGGTGCTCTGCGCCGGCTGGTCACCCAGGGCCGGGCTCGGGTACCAGATGTCGAGCATCTGATCCTCGGCGGTGAGTGTGGCGAGTCCGATTCCCCAGGCAGTGCGTGTCATGGCTCCAGCGTACCGACCGCTGTCGGCCCGGCGGACCCGGTGGCGCCGATACCGCCGGCGCGACTCACACAGTGCGTGGTCCGGTGTGCCCGGCCCCGAGTGCGCTCACCCGGGCGATCAGCTCGCGGTCCGCGGTGGCCACGACCACGGGCTCCGCACCGGTCTCCCGCAGCGCCCGTACCTGGGCGACGATCTCGTCATCCCCCTCCCCGGGCGCTGCCACCACGCGTACCCGCTCCCCGGCTCCCGCAGCCCGCGCCGCTCCCTCGGTGACCAGCACGATGTCCGGCCACCAGAGGTCGCCGGGCAGGCCGAGGACGGCCGAGGGGACGCCGTCGAGAACCGCTTTCTCCAGGCGTGCCAGCAGCCGGCGGGTGGCTCCTGCGCGGTCCTTCCACCACCCGTCCGGACGGGAGCCGACCACGTTCGCCGCATCCACCACGAGGGTGGGGCGCTGCGTGAGCATGTGCTGAAGTCTGGGCCAGGCGTCAGCGAAGGCAGGCAACAGGGGCAGTCGCTCCACGTCGGCGGCGTTCACCCACTCGATCGCGGCGCTCTCGGCGTCGGTGGGTCGGGCGGTGAGTGGGCCGGTGGCGCGGGCGAGCACCGTGGTGTAGCTCCAGTCGGGATGGGTGAGCACCGAGGTGGCCAGTGGGGCGAGGGCATCGCCGTCCACGCCGGCCTCCTCGATCGCCTCCCGGACCGCCCCCTCCCAGGCGCTCTCGCCGGGCCGCAGGGCCCCGCCGGGAACGCCCCAGGTGTCGCCGTGGTGGGTCCAGGTGGCCCGGTGCTGCAGGAGCACCCGCCCGACGGCGTCGCTCCTGTTCCCGCTCCCGTCACCGTCGTCCAGGATCAGCAGGCCGGCCGCGCCGCTGCGCCCCCAATGGCGAGCGCCGCATCCGCACTCCACCCAGCTTTCCCAGGGCCCCTCGGGTCGCCAGTCGGCCGGGCGGCGGCTGGGATCGGGCTGGTCGGGCACGTGGTCAGCCTACGGCGGAGTCCGTGGCCGGACCTATCCCACCGCCGTCCCGCCCACCGTTCCCACCGGGGGTGAGCTGGGCGTCGGTAGGCCGCGATTCGGTGAAGTTGACGTCGATTATCGGCGCATCACCGACGTCAACTTCACCCCCGGTGACGTGGCGGGCGGTGACGTGGCCTGCAGCGAGGGGCGGGATGTGGGGGAGTGCGGCGGTGGATCCGCAGGTCAGTCGCCGCTCTCGGGCATCTCGTCGATCTGGCAGATCACCGTGCCGGAGCTGACCGTCTGCCCCACGGCCGCGCTCAGCCCGTGCACGCGCCCGGCCCGGTGGGCCACCAGCGGCTGCTCCATCTTCATCGCCTCGAGGACCACCACCAGGTCCCCCTCGGCGACCAGTTCTCCGTCGGCCACGGCGACCTTCACGATGGTGCCCTGCATCGGTGAGGCGAGCGAGTTGCCTCCGGCGGGAGCCCCGGCGGAACGCCCGTTGCGGCGACTCGGCCGGCTGGTGCGACGTCCGCGGCCTCCGCCGGCACCGCCGATGCTCAACCCTGCGGGCAGCACGACCTCCAGGCGCTTACCACCGACCTCCACCACGACACGCTCGACCCCACCCTCGGGCTCGGCCGGCGGGGCCGCCGGAGCTGCCGGCGCCTCCGGTGCGCGACCGGCCGCGAGCCGTGCCGCGAACTCGTTCTCGATCCAGGTGGTGTAGACCCGGAAGTTCTCGAGCTGGTCGGCGGCGAACTCCTCGTCGGCGAGCACGGCACGGAAGAAGGGGAGCACGGTCGGGATGCCGACCACCTCGGTCTCGCCGATCGCACGCCGGGCCCGCTGTAGTGCTTCGGTGCGCGTGGCGCCGGTGACGATCACCTTGGCGAGCATCGAGTCGAAGGCACCGGAGATGGTGTCCCCGGCCACCACCCCGGAGTCCACCCGCACCCCGGGACCGGCGGGCCAGCGCAGCGTGGAGATGGTGCCTGGAGCCGGAAGGAAGTTGTGGTGCGGGTCCTCGCCGTTGATGCGGAACTCGAAGGAGTGGCCACGGGTGGTCACCTCGGTGTACCCGAGCTCCTCGCCCGCAGCGATCCGGAACTGCTCACGTACCAGGTCGATCCCGGCGACCTCCTCGGTGACGCAGTGCTCCACCTGCAGGCGTGTGTTCACCTCGAGGAAGGAGATGGTGCCGTCGGTACCGATGAGGAACTCGCAGGTGCCGGCGCCGCGGTAGCCGGCCTCTTCCAGGATCGCGATCGAGGACTCTCGCAGCTGGGCATCCTGCTCGGGCGTGAGGAACGGCGCGGGCGCCTCCTCCACGAGCTTCTGGTGACGGCGCTGGAGTGTGCAGTCGCGGGTGGAGACGACCACCACGGTGCCGTGATTGTCGGCCAGGCACTGGGTCTCCACGTGCCGGGGGCGGTCCAGGAACCGCTCCACGAAGCACTCGCCGCGGCCGAACGCCGCGGTGGCCTCGCGCACGGCCGACTCGAACATGCCGTCGATCTCGTCGGCAGTGCGGGCCACCTTGAGCCCGCGGCCACCGCCACCGAAGGCCGCCTTGATCGCGATGGGCAGGCCGTGCTCGGCGGCGAAGGCGTGCACCTCGCTCGCGTCCGAGACCGGGTCCGGGGTGCCGGCCACCAACGGTGCGCCGGCGCGCTGGGCGATGTGCCGGGCGCTGACCTTGTCCCCGAGGGCGTCGATGGCGTCCGGCGGGGGGCCGATCCAGGTGAGGCCCGCGGCGATCACCGCGCGAGCGAACTCCGCGTTCTCGGAGAGGAACCCGTATCCGGGGTGCACCGCGTCCGCCCCGGAACGGCGGGCAACATCGAGGATCTTGCCCATGTCGAGATAGGTCTCGGCGGCGCGGGATCCGTGCAGGGCGAACGCCTCATCGGTGAGGAGCACGTGCTGGGCGTCCCGGTCCGAGTCCGCATAGACACCGACCGAGGTCAGACCGGCGTCACGGCAGGCACGGGCCACCCGGACGGCGATCTCGCCACGGTTGGCGATGAGCACTTTGCCGGGCGGGTGGGGTGATACGTCCGGCGCTGCGCTCGTCGACATGCACTCTCCTCTAGGTCCTCGCACTGCCGCGGCCCTGGAGCGGCCGCGACGGTTCACGCTAGTACGCCGGGTTCGTCCTACCCAACCACCGCACCGGTTCGCCCGGAAGTCTGTTCGCCCCAGCAACCGGCTCGGCACTTGTTTGTAGATATCCCACAAATCGACGCCATGAACCGCAGGTTCTGTGCCTCGACCATAGTCCGAGCCGCACAAAGGCGACGTCTGCTGTTGGTCATCAGGTCTTTACCTGCGCGCCGCGCCCCTCGCGCGTGACCCGCTCAGCGCACCCGTGGCTCGGGCAGCGGTGGCCCGCTCGCCGCCGGGTTCGACTCGAGCCGGCCCAGCGCCTCGGCGATCGCCCGATCCAGCTGCGGGTCGTCCTCGGCGAACAGGTCGGCCGGTGTGTGCTGCACCTCGATGTCCGGATCGACCCCGTAGTTCTCCACGCCCCACCCCTTGCCGGCCAGCCAGGTCGCGTATCGAGGCTGGGTCACGCTGGTTCCGTCCACCAGGTCGTAGCGTCCGTCGATACCGATCACTCCGCCCCAGGTGCGCACGCCCACGACCGGGCCCAGCTCGAGTGCCTGAGCGGCAGCATTGACGATGTCACCGTCGGAGCCGGAGAACTCGTTCGCCACCAGTACCACCGGCCCGCGCGGTGCCGCGTCCGGATAGCTCATCGGCTCGTCCTCGTGCCTCGCGGTGCCCCAGCCGACCACCCGCGCGGCCAATTTGGCTACCACGAGCTGGCTGGTGTGCCCGCCACGGTTGTAGCGAACATCGGCGACGATGCCCTCAGCACGGCTGGCCACCCGCAAGTCGCGGTGCAGCTGCGCCCACCCGTTGCTCATCATGTCCGGCACGTGCAGGTAGCCGAGCCGTCCGCCACTGCGGGCACGGACGTACTCCCGGCGGGAGCGCACCCAGTCCTGGTACCGCAGCACTTCCTCGCTCGCGAGCGGCACCACCACCACGCGGCGGTCCTCGGTGCCGCGCCGCAAGGTCAGCTCCACCGGTTTGTCCGCCGCGCCTACCAGCAGCGGGCCCGGTCCGGCTGCCACGTCCACCGACTGGCCGTCCACGGCCACCACCAGGTCCCCGACCGCCGCGTCCACCCCGGCCGCACGCAGCGGCGAACGAGCCTGCGGGTCGCTCGACTCCCCGGGCAGGATCCGGGTGATCTGCCAGCCGGAGTCGGTGCGGGCCAGGTCGGCTCCGAGCAGCCCCAGCCGACGGGCGGCTCGGTCCCGGTCGCCGTTCTCGGCGGGGATCACATAGGCGTGCGAGGTGTTCAGCTCGCCGACCGTCTCCCAGAGCAGGTCCACGAGCTCGTCGTGGCTGCGTACCTGGTCCACCACCGGTCGCCACCGATCCACGACGGCGTCCCAGTCCACGCCGTTCATGTCCTCGCGCCAGTAGTGGTCGGCCATCAGGCGGGTGGTCTCGTTGAACATCTGCCGCCACTCGG
It encodes:
- a CDS encoding NUDIX domain-containing protein, encoding MPDQPDPSRRPADWRPEGPWESWVECGCGARHWGRSGAAGLLILDDGDGSGNRSDAVGRVLLQHRATWTHHGDTWGVPGGALRPGESAWEGAVREAIEEAGVDGDALAPLATSVLTHPDWSYTTVLARATGPLTARPTDAESAAIEWVNAADVERLPLLPAFADAWPRLQHMLTQRPTLVVDAANVVGSRPDGWWKDRAGATRRLLARLEKAVLDGVPSAVLGLPGDLWWPDIVLVTEGAARAAGAGERVRVVAAPGEGDDEIVAQVRALRETGAEPVVVATADRELIARVSALGAGHTGPRTV
- a CDS encoding biotin carboxylase N-terminal domain-containing protein codes for the protein MSTSAAPDVSPHPPGKVLIANRGEIAVRVARACRDAGLTSVGVYADSDRDAQHVLLTDEAFALHGSRAAETYLDMGKILDVARRSGADAVHPGYGFLSENAEFARAVIAAGLTWIGPPPDAIDALGDKVSARHIAQRAGAPLVAGTPDPVSDASEVHAFAAEHGLPIAIKAAFGGGGRGLKVARTADEIDGMFESAVREATAAFGRGECFVERFLDRPRHVETQCLADNHGTVVVVSTRDCTLQRRHQKLVEEAPAPFLTPEQDAQLRESSIAILEEAGYRGAGTCEFLIGTDGTISFLEVNTRLQVEHCVTEEVAGIDLVREQFRIAAGEELGYTEVTTRGHSFEFRINGEDPHHNFLPAPGTISTLRWPAGPGVRVDSGVVAGDTISGAFDSMLAKVIVTGATRTEALQRARRAIGETEVVGIPTVLPFFRAVLADEEFAADQLENFRVYTTWIENEFAARLAAGRAPEAPAAPAAPPAEPEGGVERVVVEVGGKRLEVVLPAGLSIGGAGGGRGRRTSRPSRRNGRSAGAPAGGNSLASPMQGTIVKVAVADGELVAEGDLVVVLEAMKMEQPLVAHRAGRVHGLSAAVGQTVSSGTVICQIDEMPESGD
- the dapD gene encoding 2,3,4,5-tetrahydropyridine-2,6-dicarboxylate N-succinyltransferase; amino-acid sequence: MTRTAWGIGLATLTAEDQMLDIWYPSPALGDQPAQSTGPYGVPADLASLAVTDTARKTRQVVEHRTIDLDAAPTDTADAYLRLHLLSHRLVQPNSINLDGLFAVLPNVVWTSAGPCAVANFEKTRLSLRAAHKGATVTVYGVDKFPRMTDYVVPSGVRVADADRVRLGAHLAEGTTVMHEGFVNFNAGTLGASMVEGRISQGVVVADGSDIGGGASIMGTLSGGGSHKISIGARCLLGANAGIGISLGDDCVVEAGLYVTAGTKITLGEGQVVSARDLSGTPNLLFRRNSTTGVVEAIERSGAGIQLNSALHAQ